ATTTTCAGCCCGGCCAGCGTTTACGCGTGGGCCGCTATGAAGACGACGTGTATTTCTGCACTATCGACGTCATCAGCGTAACGCCGGTGCTGCTTGACGATCTGGACGATGAGCACGCCCGCCAGGAGAACATGACGCTGGCAGAGCTCAAACAGGTGATTGGTGAAATCTATCCGGGCTTGAATGCGCTGTACGAAATATCATTCCGTCTGGTCAACCAGCCTGGCTAGCGAAAACACCCGAAACGTAGCTTCGGGTGTCTGTCTTCATGACAAGGAAGCGTCTTTCTTCCTTAGATGTTAGCCCCAAGGGCTAGGCCGGCTGGCTTGCCTGCTTCAACATCTGGTAAAGCTCTTGTTTTACCCTCAGTTTTTCTTTCTTCATCTGCACGACTTCATCGTTATATCCCGTCCCTTGCGGCCCCTCCTTGCGCATAATCTCGCTGTCGAGACGGTTGTGTTTGTTGCACAGGCTGAGAAAGCGGGGGTTTTCGGACTTCAGGTGGGAAATCAAATCACGGTACTCAGGAAACATGTCAGGCCTCCCTGGTCAGATGGTAGGTGAGTGGATGAACATCAAGCTGATGTCAACTTCAGTGTAGAACCTGATTTGTGATAAGGGAAAGGACAAAAATGCATCGTTTTGTTAATTTGCGATGCCGCCAGCACCGAACTGTAATAGATGTCATTCCCATTTACATCGGGGGAAGGATAACGGCGCTAAATGATAAAGACACACCTCATCACGTACACTAAGATATGTCTGTGATATATCTTACATGCTCAAAGGGTACGCTATGACAACGCAAAAAAAGGCTAAAAAAGTGCCGGTTCGGGTTCGTAACGAACTGAAATTTCGTCAACTAACGGTAAAAACTAAAACGTTTATCGCCAATACGTTCTACCGCGTGGTATTCACCAGCCCGCAGCTGGCAGACTTTTCCTCCCAGGGGTTTGACGACCATATTAAAGTCTTCTTCCCGGCGGAAAACGGAGTATTTACCCCGCCACAAATCACCAGCGAAGGGATTGTCTGGGGCGAAGGGGTTCGCCCGCAGTCGCGCGACTACACGCCGCTGGATTTTGACGCCGAACGCGGTGAACTAACCCTGGATTTCTACCTGCACGATGGTGGCGTCGCCAGCGGCTGGGCGAAGA
This region of Cedecea lapagei genomic DNA includes:
- the yqfB gene encoding N(4)-acetylcytidine aminohydrolase, with the protein product MANDITFFRRFEHDIVAGLKTITLRDSSESHFQPGQRLRVGRYEDDVYFCTIDVISVTPVLLDDLDDEHARQENMTLAELKQVIGEIYPGLNALYEISFRLVNQPG
- a CDS encoding YdcH family protein, which gives rise to MFPEYRDLISHLKSENPRFLSLCNKHNRLDSEIMRKEGPQGTGYNDEVVQMKKEKLRVKQELYQMLKQASQPA